The window TCTTCTGTGTTGCAACTTCTtgacaaaatgtgatgttttccaATTTGTAATTTGTACTTTTCAATAAAACTATGGCAAATTAGCTCCTGTATGACAGTTTTTCAAacgcttaaaaaaaaaaaatggagcaaatGTTTGCACACAATATGGGAGGTGAAAGGGATATCATCTATGGTTGCTCCACAAAGAACTAGATGTGGTTGTGGTGACACATTTCCGTTTCACAGGCAGTTTCCTGTTCATCAGGGCGTTGAATTTGCAGTTGAacactttctttccttttgccCTCTAAGCTCGTGTAACTGTCAGCCGCGGATCATTTTTGTCAGCGCCAGCTCTGAGCCAGGATTCATCTTATTCAGGCACTGAAGTTGGACAGTCCTGAACCACAGCTCACTTCCTCCGTCCACCTCCTTCCTCCCGTGTGCTGATCCAGCATGCTGCGTCTCAGGATGTTGGGCCTTCTCATGCTCATGTTTGTACTGTGTGGTGAGTAACAATGATGCTTGATAATAGCTCTGTGCGGCTCTTATGCTGTGACTGGGGATAAAACATatcaaagtgaaaaatgtatactacataattatattttatatgATAATTGATTTCCTATTAGTGAGTTGCTGTTAGGGATAATAAAGATAGAGGAAGACAAGAAAGATTGGAAATCGTCATGTATGCAGcctttttttaagcaaaaagtGCAACATAAAAAAAGTGTGAGTtctcaaaatgtaaatgaaactgTGAGATTTTAAGTGGGAGTGGTAGGTGTTGATGTCGCTGGTAAAAACTTCCGCTGTACTATCTGTGACAGTTGGCTTGTGTAAACCGCGCTAACTGCGTCGAGTGTGTTTGTTCCCAGCTTGGGTGTGGTCGATTTTAAGATAAAAAAGTATTAGCAGACCAACTACAGTCTCAGCACAGGCAGTTTACAGACAGTATATCAATGCCAgatgatatttatctttttatgcttaaaatcaaaatgtttttgcatctgAAGAAGACCAGGTGCAGTTTATCTCTCAGTTATTATACACATGTACAATGTGTTGCTGATCTCAGTACTGGAAACATGACAGCTAGAATTCAGCCTGTTAAAACTGCATGTGGCAGTGCATCAGCAATCTGAGTCCCAAGAGTGCATTTAAGTCTACttttaaacattaataaaaatatCTCAATTTGCCTATCAGCAGATGCAGACAGCATGTGCCTGATGGAGTTGGACCCTCCCATAGCTGTACAAGAATATGGAACATCGGTCTCAGTAAACTGCACAACCACATATGAGGATCCCGAAAGGATTTACTTGAGAGTTGGAAACACAAACTTTAGtgctgaaaatgtgaattttcttGTACAGCCAGTGACACTGTTGGACTGGGATCTAACAGCTGAGTGCACAACACAGCTGAATGAGTCTCTTGAATGCAACAAAGACCTTGAATTCACTATATACAGTAAGTTGAATTATAAGTAAATACTACACAATGGAGGAAACATTCAAAACAGGAAAGCAACTcctttatttaattttgttttgacagaaaacCCAGAGAAGGTTTTCGTGTTTCCTACAAATCATGCAGACGCTGCGGTGGAAGGGAAACCCTACGAGCTGCACTGTGATGTCCTAAATGTTGCACCTGTTCAAAACCTCATTGTGAGGTGgtacaaaaacaaccaaaccaTCATGACAGGCTCTgtcaacaccaccaccaccaaaacacCAGCAGACGTGTCTTCCACTCTCACGGTCAAcatcagcagaggagaaagtggaGCTCAGTTTCGATGTGAGGCTCAGCTGGACTTTGGGCCACACGGACCACAGCTTCCTGTTATGTATGACACACGGCGCATTTCTGTGCACTGTGAGTAGAACCTCTTTTcttaaattttacattttcttaatGTCATTCTCTGCCTTGTAAACACCACATTTGCCGCTCCAGATGCTCCTGAGCTCAAGAACAATATTCTGAGAAATATTGATGATGTCTTCGTGGATGAGGGTGCTGATGCCTCCCTGACCTGTGAAGCTGAGGGGAACCCTCCTCCTGTCTTTAACTGGAACTGTGATGATTTGACTGACTTGGAGAGCATGAATAGCCTCAACATTACCCAATTAACAAACAGCACAACCTGCCACTGCACAGCTACCAATTATCTGGGAAACGTAACTAAGCAAATCAATGTTCATGTGATAAGAACTGCCACAATAAAGCCTGCAGCCATGACCACCCCTGAGGCAGCAACACAAAGAGGTATACATCCTTGTGTCCTTTACATTACTTTACACTAATATCTGTTGTGTGCCAAAATGAAGCTCTGATTCAATATGTTTGCTTTTGAATGGCAGGTTGCCCCCTAATACTGACACCTGCTGAAGTTGTGGTGAGATTTGGAGATCCGGTTTCAGTGAACTGCAGCACATCAGCCACAGATGTTTTCAAAATGGGCTGGGAGGCTTCAGTTGGAGGCTCGACGTCTGACGATTTTTCCACTGTCATCTGGGTGGTTGAAGAACTGAAAGAGTGGACCATACAACCAAAGTGCTTTGTGACCCTGACGGCCGAGCAGTGCGAAGTGCCTGCAGCCGTCACTCTTTACAGTTAGTGCAAGTCTAAAGACTCTACTATCTTCTGTCTTACAGAGTTCCACTTCACAAGCAAAGTAATATGGAAGATATGATGGTGCAAAACAATGTGGAATAGCACTGATCCAAGTGTTGCCATTTTTACGTGGAAATGAAATGTGGTTGggttcactgctgctgaaaacttcTTTTTGCTCCTGCAAATATGACCTACTGTTaaatttatcatactgttaaatctctttatcatactgttaaatgtcattcatcacactgttaaatgtcatttatcatactgATAATGCCTCTTCTGCACTatactatttactatttactatttattctttttctagtacagcaccaccagagttgtcttaaatctcgttgtacaccacgtataatgacaataaaggcattctATTCATTCTATTCTAAATAACAACAAGCTTGCTAAAAACATTAGTTCTAAGAGTATCATTACATTTGTTTCTTCCTACTAATTCTTATCCCTTGCTTCATTCACAGAGACTCCGGACATTGTGGTAGTCTCTGCACTGGATCGTGATCCAGTGGTGGAGGGCGAAGAGTATTTGCTGAAGTGTGACATCATCCAAGTGGCTCCTGTGCAGAAGCTCAAAGTGAAGTGGTACCAAGGCAGTGAAGTGGTGCACACAGAAACGTTTGATAACGCCAGCGTGACCCCAGTCGATGCGTTCTCTCTCTTGACAGTCACTGCTGAGAGAGGTTACAACAGGACACTTTTCAGATGTGAGGCTGAGCTGCACCTTGGGCCAAAAGGGCCAGAGGTCATCCCTGCTGTTCAGTCATCACCATACACCGCTGTTGTGCTCTGTGAGTTTTCCACTTATCTCTTGCATTTTACTTGCTAAACACCCTACAACACATTTCTGATTCATTTATGCTGATGTTTAATTGTAGATAAGCCACAGATCCAGGCTTGTCCAGACCATTACACTGGTGTGGAGAATGAGTTCAGTCTGGACAAGCTGCCCTGCCAAGCTGATGGGAACCCTTCACCCACTGTTCAGTGGTACTATGAGGGTAAACGGATCAGTGTATCAGAGCGTCTCACCAGGACTGACTCAGGAGAGTACACAGCTCATGTTAGAAATGGGCTTGGTGagactgttgctgctgtcaatATCACAATCGAATGTGAGTGCATCACACTTGCTTGATTGTATAATTCATTACAATATAGATAAAAACATCCTTTTCTGTGATTCCAACATGCACTGTAACAAAGTCTTGtgataatattaatatttctttTTCCATGATTTATTCTGAGAAATATTGTGATGCATTGTTCACAGACAGCCCCTCATTTACCTGCAGTCGTCACTATGAGCTTCAAGATTATGATAAGCTCCAAACTAAGTGTGAACCAACGGGAATGCCTCCGCCTGTCCTCACCTTGATTAAAGAtggaaaagagatgaaaatCCCACAGCGCTGGACAAGGCATGATGGTGGAGAATACTTACTTAGAGCAACCAATACACATGGAACAGCCAACCACAGTCTATATCTTGATGTTTTGTGTAAGTTTTATGTTAAGCTGTATGGTACTTTGTTGACAGTGAATATTCTGGGACTGATTTGGGATTCTAAACTTTTTTTCCCAACacattatttcttcttctcaaatctcaccctcctctccacagATGCCCCTTTGATCCGCGTGGAAGGTGATACCATGGAGGTGACCCCAGGTGAGAATGTGACTCTTACCTGCAGTGCTGAGGGCAACCCTATCCCTTTGATCCACTGGGAGTACACCTCTGCAGTGAATGTGAAGGAGACCACTGGGGGGCACCAGAGGATTATCAGCGTCACAGGAGCCACGTCTACCAACGCTGGTGTTTACCGCTGTGTTGCCACGAATAAAGTTGGGACCGTGTCAAAACCTGTCTCACTGTCTATGAAAGGTATCATTATTAACTATGTGCCGAGCGCTTATTGAAGTGTATACAGTGAAGTGGTAACTGATGTTGATATATACATaggctgaagaaaaaaaaatatagcaTCAAGAAGTGACTTTAAATTTATGTTTctttatcttgtttttcttgcagtTAAAGCGAAAGACTTCGTCCGGGAAATCATTTGGGTGACGCTAATTGTACTGATCATCCTCGCCATCTGCGCGATCATCTTTTACCTCAACCGGCGTAAAAAACATAGAAAGTATAGTTTTGTCCCTGACAACGCAAAAGATGGTTCAAATATCCCAATGACTACTACGTCTAATGGTGTGGAAGCTTAGGATGCTTATTACTTACTGAATAGGTAAGATTAAATCAACCTGGGGACTGAAAACTCACTCAGGTATGTCATTTGTATTGAATGGCAAGAATGGCctgtaaatgttgtgttttcatttggactCATGTCTGGTACAATCTTAGGTTTACATCAGTGAGTTTTTAGTTTTTGAGGATGAGGTACTTGTTAAGAGCACTTGCCAAGCAGTGCCACTGAGGAAGCAGGTGTACTGTAACATGGGTTTGTATTTGTGGGGTTTAAAATGTAACATAtagctttcttttttattctaaATAAAGTTGTACCATAGCCTGTGATAATGTGTTTCTAGGTGGAAACACTCCATTGTTCACTTGCCAATAATCATCTTTATGGTATTTTTTGCTTTCACAATGTAGCCTCGATTACTGTTTTTGTACTCTAATCCTCTTGAAATGTTGGGTGTGttaaaacaactaaaatgtTAATCATATTAAACAGCATACGCCTTTTATAACATCATTGCACAGCTACATAATAAACTGGAAAGACTACAGGTGTGACTGCCATCACTatcactactactactactctaACTTCAGATAAATAACTCCTGAAGAAGTCAATTAAAACTGAGTGATTCCAAAGAAACAGGCTTCGTCTCCAGTTCTTAACTGAGGCACCCTGTGCGACACTGTGAGCTGGTTTATCTGCCAGCATCACTCAGTGTGTCAGAGCATCATAATGTATGATGACTGATCATGCTCCGTCAGGGCCTGTACGTGCCTTTCTCACGCACACCTGTGAACCAGGTTAAAGAACAACTCAGGTGAGCAGAAAAGGCTCCTTTGAGGCTGCGCTGACTGTCGGGATGTGGCACACTCCTGAGGCCCGTGCCGTTTGCGGATCAGTGCGCGGCCCCTTTAAGATTTAGGATTTGGGAGTGACGCGGATATGAAAGCTAGTTTATCCCTCTTTCCTCCGCTATGAAAAATATTTGGACGAACTAGACCAGCGACTACCATCCCTGGTTAATTAGCCTAGATAATTATGACGCTGGATCACCGTACTTGTTGAAGGAACCCAGACCGGAGTGCGGAGCGGGTTGCGACTGATTTATCACCTCGGGATTATACTTTCCAGGGCCGTCCTCCGAGCTGTTGGGATAACTTTGGAGAAGTTCTTTGTATTCGGGAGAGTCAGGCAGCTTGGCCAGTAAGCTGAACATGGACTGGGGCACAGAGCTTTGGGTGAGTCCATCATCTGGATCGCTTTTGGTGGTAGCGTTCATAGCTACTGTCAGGATGGCAGTAATCCGGTTTCTTGCAGTGTTGGTTGAGAAAGTCGCGTTTCGCCTGGTGGTGAGGGATACATGTCTGAACCGAGGAGACGGTGTAACGTTGGCTCCGCGGCTGCAGGCTCGTGTCTGCAAAACGGTGCATTCACGAACGCGGTTCCATTTTCGGACAGTTTTCTTGAGCGTTTGGTAGTTGAGACAAAGAGTGGGCGAGCTGAAGCCCACTGCCAACACGTTGCTCTTGCGGCAAATAAAGCGCAGGTTATCTTGCATCGACGTTTGCACGCCGATGGGATGCCTGGCTTTTGTTTGGATCTGTATGTAACTTTACGCTGCACGAGGCAAACAGCTGTAAAGTTACTTAAATTCAAAACTGATTTCAGACATAAATTACATGCTGTTATCACAATCTGTCGATCTAGATACACTGAATCAGTAGCAACTTGAACAACAAACAACTCCAGTCTGACAAGTATTTCGAGATATCTTGACTGAGAATCTTTATGGTTTCGCTTTTAACAATAACAATCGATGTCAGGCTGAAAATGGTGGCAGAAAGATATTTATTCTGCTGTGCTGAGGTGGGTTGTACCCAGTgggatgtttctgtgtttacagtctGGCACTCCTTGCTTCCATAGAGATGAAATCAGATGCTGCCACTTGCCTTGACAACAACTTTAACAGTGATGAAGTACCTCATGTGTTCACCTGAGTGACATGATTattcaacaaacagctgatttaaagAGAATAACCTGTGACAGGGCTATGCGTTGGAGTGCTTATAGCCTATAAATAGATCCTTTaggacatgtttttttttattgcagtcAGTTGACCGATATActaaattaaaatgaactgCTTAAGCTGGCAGTTTTAAAAGATGAGGGCTGTTTTCTAGGTCATAACAAATCAAAGTGCTACTTCCTGGATGTGCTGTAACCAACAGTGTGACACTATCCAGAATCTAAACAAACCCTCCTGAAAAATCCCACCGTGCAACATGTTGGTGACTGCCACAGTTTTTGTGCCAGCGCACCCTACCACAGCGatgaagccacacacacacacacacacacacacacacattcttggGGAACCTGAATATGTAAAATGGAGCATTGCAAAGATGAGGATAGGGAGGTTGTGACCTCATTACAGAGTCTCCCCCTAGGCCTCTTCCCCCGTCCCTTTTCCATCCTACGTGCTGGTGCAACAGCCTAATTAGTTTTGCCCTACTTTGATTGAGTCAGAGAAACATCCGTACCCCGGTATTAATCAGAGGCTTCATCTCTGTACAGTCTTTCCTGTTCATCACATGAAGCTGTTTTCCCGGTTGTAGGGAAACTCTCGGCACAAAAGCCAGTGTTTTGTCTTTAGTCAAAGTGAAGCACAAATGATTTCACTCAAAGCTGAGAAAATATTTAGCTTTCGTACAGCAGATATAGCCTCACCTGTCTGCAGAAACCCTGCAGGCATAATTGGTTCTCTTAATGTTCACCTTTAGAGTCAACCCTTGGGCCAAGTCAGCTCTGTGGCATCTGTCCCCTGATTGTTGTTAATCCAATGGCTATTTTAAGGCACAAGTTTACAGAGTGCAAGAGCAGTGTCTAGGAATTAGTTGTGATAGTGAGTGCTACCAGGCCAATCCCGAGAACTACAGTGTGGCAGGTCTCGCCAGGCCAGGCCAATAATTTTGTTGAAGACAGAGTGACTCAGGGCTCAAACATCCACCCGAGCCTTGTCGGTCGGTGACTTTCAGGGTGACTCCTTTAGAAGTTATGTGTCATTCACTTGATGCCAGTTTTCTCTCTGGTATTACTGGAAGTCACAGAAGATGGAATGTAAAGGACATGTTGGATGCTTGCTAGGTTTTGATAAGACCTTTGAAGACCTCAGTTTTGAAGCATAATGGAGCCTATCAGTCTTTAATTGCACCTCCCAGCCCAAATCTGTGCCATAAAAATAGATTATGGCTTTCCTTGTTTGGAAGTTCTATAATTACCAGGGCAGGCTATAATATTTAGCTTACCCATTAAAATGGTGAAGTGAGTGGAGGTGGGAAAGATGCTACAGATGCAGGCCACAAACACGTCATTTGCTGTTCAATGCAAAGCATGATTTAAAAGTTGTCAGGAGCAGTTTTGTGCACGAACTGTTTATGACTTATAAAAATCAGTTCAGTACAAACCCAGTCTACGGAGACCCATAAAGATAATTTTGACTGTGGCTTAGGATGGTTATAAATTTCAGTAGTCTGACAGTCACTGGTGTTTGACAAGAGAATGATTATGTCCTTGTGAGCTATTATGATGGATTTAAGGCAGTTTTAATGAGGTTGGCTTTTTTTCTAATTGGGGCACTCTTGTTTTGAGTCAAGCAGTCACAGTTAATTAACAAAGATGATAAGATGCAAatttttctgccatttattAAAGAGCACATAGTTAAGAGTTCATCCAtggctcattttttttttttttaccagcaaTGCTGCACTGAACCTGAGATTCATATGATGTACAACTGTAGAGGAAACATACAACCATACATGTACGGTATATTATATATGAATTGATGGGTCTCACCTAGGTGTTatattattgttgtttattcTTTGCTGCCATTATTGGTGacaatttctttttctgtataGTTCACtgcaagttttttttatgtagcaCGTTTacacaaattaaaatgaatgacatgACAAAGCTAGTAAAATAGCACCAGGCTATTTTAAAGCTTTGGAGCTGCCACCGTGAAGGAACCATCTCCCTTACCCACTAGCCTCGATCGTGGATCAGTTGAAAACAGTTGTTCTGAGGATCTCTTCTGTTTAATCGCTCAACTagagaaagttttttttttttttttgccatccaGCATTTCACATCCTGGTGGCTATTAGGGATGGATGAGATGGAGCTGGAAACCCCCGCATTCAATGGAAGATATATTTGCATGTCATCAGCGTAACAGTGAAAGAAGACATTGTACTTGTGGAAAATAGAGCCCAAAGGGGAACATATACAGAACAAATATAATGGACCCTAAAATGGAACCTTGAGGTGCTCCACAAGTGATCTTATCTCCAATCTTAGTGGAGAATGTCCTGTCAGTTAAGTAGGAGGTTGACCATTTGAGGGCAGCTTGGTCCTTAATAAAATACCATCATCAAACATATCAAAAAGTTCAAATACACAGGCacatttaattgttttgttaACACAGTCAAAGTCAACAACAGTATGTGTCAATAGCTAATTAGAATTTTCTACTAATGTTTGATCCACAGCATCCATTTCTCATAGTGTTAAAGTGTGAATTGATTTTAAGTTAGTGTTGCCTCATAACATGACTTTGGTAGTGATGTATTTGATGAGTGACAGATAAACTAAAGTGTAGCCTGACAATGCCCTCAAAGTACCAACAGGTTTGATATAAAATCACAAACAAAATCTTTTCTTGTGGGCCAAATAGGAAGGCTCCATTCACTCAGCTGCTTCCATCATTCGTAatcctgtgaaatgttttgaaatgctgtttaacGATTAGAGCAAGAAGCAACAGGAAAACAGTCCAGTAAAATATGTTCTTTCTTCTCAGGTGTGAAAGCTGTGGACTGAAAACCTGTTTCTTGGCACCACACTGAGACACAACTACTTCCCAATATTCCTGACAGCGTAAATGCTTGGACAGGATCTAATGACTGTAGAGTTATATCACTTTATAATCAATCTGACCTTTTCAGTTCTAGAGAGACGCATCAGGACATTAAGTGACACTCCCAAAAATATCTATTTATTACAGAAGTGTTCAGTTGTCTAGCATATCTTACCTGAATCTGGTTGGTTTTTGGGGACCTCGCCACTGTCCAGCCTACACAGATGCTACTCCAATGACAGATTGCCTAATAATTACTGATCACGCCATCATTCTCCACAGTGCTTGACCTTTTGTGCACGCACTGCCATAGACTGATCAGTGGTTCACAAACCGAATATGCAAATAATACTTATCTATGCAAGTGTGGGAAATAACTTTCCTTTTGTGCTATCATCAGACctaaaaaaaagatgcaaagtTTGACCATGAATCTATAACTCTGGGAGTAAACTGGGAGTGAATATGGTATTTGATGGTAGTCTACTTCCACATGGCATACCTAGACCCTTCTGTTGTGCTGCTCAGCCTTGGCCAGTATAGCCAGTTGCAGccttcagtcttttgttgcatTGATGTGGTGAGGTTGTACTGGATGCATACACTGCTTGCATTTAAATGATtgataaagaaataaattatCACTTTCCAAACTTAATCAGGCTGCATTTGAGCAAAAGAAGCAACGAAAAGTAACCTAAAACCCTGCCAATTGGTTGTTATGCTACTATGCCTCTGTACCATTTCCACTTGCAAGTCAAATAGAGGGCAATTATTTTCCTCGTCTAAGAGGAAAATCTGTTGTTAACACAAGCACCTTAGGAAATTGGAAAATCTGTAGTTGTAAGTTGGCTGTATTGACTATCATTACTTCTGTTCCGTAATTAATGACTTTAAATTAAACCCCTAACACTGCCTATTGGTTAGATGTTATTGTGATGGATTGCAGGCCTCTGTCCTGGCCTTTAACTGTGCTCTGTGATTAGGCTAAACGCTGTCTCATTCATTTgggtttttgtctcttttgttttaccTGAAGGCTGGGACGGGTACAGAAGAACATGGCCCAGCTTGTCAGGAATCCCTTTTCAACATGCCCCCTCCTCAATACTGAAGTCGGCAGCAAAGAAAGCTCGGGGGAATTGTTTTGAGAGTAGAGTGAGACAAGATTGACTTAGATATCATCTCTCGCTCTTAACAGACTTGTCTGAGCTTGAAGGTGTCATAAAGTGCTCTGCcaaataaagaacaaaagagGTTGAGACAGACAATATACCTCATTCATACTGTGTGATATCAACAGGAAAAGTCAGCAAATTTggttgtgctgctgcagaggtaTCTGAATTGCCTGTGACTCCTGCTACGACCGCGTGTCCTTTGAACAACATGGGTGCCCTTTGATTTAAAGCTAGCCGGAAGTTTAGAGACCACTGCCAAGATTTTGCGCACATGTGGAGAGCATTCATGGAATCCGACATGCAGGAACAAACGTCGATGCGCTTGGTTTATTGCCCTCCATTCAAGATTAATTTAGATGACCTCAAACTCAACCAGAGGAACATCCCAGTTATTACCCAGAAGTTAACACATGTTCCACATCCTGCAGAGCGTTGGCTTGATATCTTTTCCTTATTTGTCTCTCCATGCTCCTTTCCCCAGGACCAATATGACATCATTGAGAAGCACACACAGTCTGgcctggagctggtggagaagtATGTGAaatttgtgaaggagaggacagagattGAGCAAAACTATGCCAAACAGCTGAGGTAGGcctcgctttttttttttggtcattgtTCTCCTGTGCTGTTGCCTCACACGCTCAAAGCAGCTTgtgccagtttgtgtgtgtttgcttgtgtttgcatgGGTACATGTTAAAAGGCTGTTTATGGAGTGTTTGTGGAGTCTTACGACTACTTTGTGACACAATCTAACTTGTCTCTGAAACACTGGCCTCATTCTCCGGCCACACTGTGCTCGTgtgctccctctctttctctcctcatccatGGTTCTCCCTCTCCCAGTTGTCTCCCAGTCCGCAGGCCCACATCTGGTGTAGTGCTGAGCtttgctggagaggagaggaagtgggaGCAGACTGGCACATGATAGACAGGATGtggtcagagagagagtgaaaggagGAAGAACAGCTATTTTAATAAGTTCATAGTGGACTGATGTTTTTAATCCTATTGTATAAAACAGCCAGTGGTTGCACAAGAATAGTTTACTTTGGTGAGCTTTCCCTTAGTGCCCTCCATCTTGAGAattttttaaagtgtttcatTACACATTTGTTTGAAGTGCTTTCACTCTCCACAGGAACCTGTCCAAGAAATATAACCTAAAACGAAGCAGCAAAGATGAGCCAGAGTGCAGGTGAGCCATTGTGGGTTTTTGCTGCAAAGCCTTTCTTCAAAGAAAACTTATTGAATTTTTGAGGCTCAGTATTTACTTTTTCTTTAAGGAATTACATTAAGCTGCAAAACACTGCCAGCTAAATTTGTACTTATTAGGCCACAGACAGAACTGAGCAGTAAACAAACCCAACAACACCATGCTTCAAACTGTTAGTGATTGTTTTATCCTTCGTGTCTTTCATGCTGTGGTGTGGGGCTGCTGTTGGAGCCATTTAAATGCCCCTAGAAGGAAGCAGGAATAAGGAAGTCATGAGCTTCTTATGACCACTGCTGACTTCTCTTTGAACCTGTGTATGTTTTGTCTTATCAGTGGTCCCATCACTGTGCTCTCATATCTCcaccctttcctctctcctcctcttaaATGGTAGGTTGTCCAGCTACCAGTCTTTTTTGGACATCCTGAATGAGATGAACGACTACGCCGGGCA of the Chaetodon auriga isolate fChaAug3 chromosome 16, fChaAug3.hap1, whole genome shotgun sequence genome contains:
- the LOC143334257 gene encoding vascular cell adhesion protein 1 isoform X1, with protein sequence MLRLRMLGLLMLMFVLCADADSMCLMELDPPIAVQEYGTSVSVNCTTTYEDPERIYLRVGNTNFSAENVNFLVQPVTLLDWDLTAECTTQLNESLECNKDLEFTIYKNPEKVFVFPTNHADAAVEGKPYELHCDVLNVAPVQNLIVRWYKNNQTIMTGSVNTTTTKTPADVSSTLTVNISRGESGAQFRCEAQLDFGPHGPQLPVMYDTRRISVHYAPELKNNILRNIDDVFVDEGADASLTCEAEGNPPPVFNWNCDDLTDLESMNSLNITQLTNSTTCHCTATNYLGNVTKQINVHVIRTATIKPAAMTTPEAATQRGCPLILTPAEVVVRFGDPVSVNCSTSATDVFKMGWEASVGGSTSDDFSTVIWVVEELKEWTIQPKCFVTLTAEQCEVPAAVTLYKTPDIVVVSALDRDPVVEGEEYLLKCDIIQVAPVQKLKVKWYQGSEVVHTETFDNASVTPVDAFSLLTVTAERGYNRTLFRCEAELHLGPKGPEVIPAVQSSPYTAVVLYKPQIQACPDHYTGVENEFSLDKLPCQADGNPSPTVQWYYEGKRISVSERLTRTDSGEYTAHVRNGLGETVAAVNITIEYSPSFTCSRHYELQDYDKLQTKCEPTGMPPPVLTLIKDGKEMKIPQRWTRHDGGEYLLRATNTHGTANHSLYLDVLYAPLIRVEGDTMEVTPGENVTLTCSAEGNPIPLIHWEYTSAVNVKETTGGHQRIISVTGATSTNAGVYRCVATNKVGTVSKPVSLSMKVKAKDFVREIIWVTLIVLIILAICAIIFYLNRRKKHRKYSFVPDNAKDGSNIPMTTTSNGVEA
- the LOC143334257 gene encoding vascular cell adhesion protein 1 isoform X2 — protein: MLRLRMLGLLMLMFVLCDADSMCLMELDPPIAVQEYGTSVSVNCTTTYEDPERIYLRVGNTNFSAENVNFLVQPVTLLDWDLTAECTTQLNESLECNKDLEFTIYKNPEKVFVFPTNHADAAVEGKPYELHCDVLNVAPVQNLIVRWYKNNQTIMTGSVNTTTTKTPADVSSTLTVNISRGESGAQFRCEAQLDFGPHGPQLPVMYDTRRISVHYAPELKNNILRNIDDVFVDEGADASLTCEAEGNPPPVFNWNCDDLTDLESMNSLNITQLTNSTTCHCTATNYLGNVTKQINVHVIRTATIKPAAMTTPEAATQRGCPLILTPAEVVVRFGDPVSVNCSTSATDVFKMGWEASVGGSTSDDFSTVIWVVEELKEWTIQPKCFVTLTAEQCEVPAAVTLYKTPDIVVVSALDRDPVVEGEEYLLKCDIIQVAPVQKLKVKWYQGSEVVHTETFDNASVTPVDAFSLLTVTAERGYNRTLFRCEAELHLGPKGPEVIPAVQSSPYTAVVLYKPQIQACPDHYTGVENEFSLDKLPCQADGNPSPTVQWYYEGKRISVSERLTRTDSGEYTAHVRNGLGETVAAVNITIEYSPSFTCSRHYELQDYDKLQTKCEPTGMPPPVLTLIKDGKEMKIPQRWTRHDGGEYLLRATNTHGTANHSLYLDVLYAPLIRVEGDTMEVTPGENVTLTCSAEGNPIPLIHWEYTSAVNVKETTGGHQRIISVTGATSTNAGVYRCVATNKVGTVSKPVSLSMKVKAKDFVREIIWVTLIVLIILAICAIIFYLNRRKKHRKYSFVPDNAKDGSNIPMTTTSNGVEA